The following are encoded together in the Lathyrus oleraceus cultivar Zhongwan6 chromosome 3, CAAS_Psat_ZW6_1.0, whole genome shotgun sequence genome:
- the LOC127128642 gene encoding isoflavone-7-O-methyltransferase 6, whose product MASSINSRKPSEIFKAQAQLYKHIYAFIDSMCLKWCVEMNIPNIIHNHGQPISLSNLVSILQVPSTKAGSVQRLMRYLAHSGLIEIVKDQELENEQVYALTDTSELLVKGTKFCLAQMVECLLDQTTSSSYHQLKKWIYEEDLTLFDITLGSDFWEFLNKNPEHNRLFNETMASDIDVIKLALKDCNFVFEGLESIVDVGGGTGTMGKIICETFPKLKYLVFDRPKVVENLCGNNNLTYVAGDMFASIPRADAILLKFILHDWSDEDCIKILEKCKEAVTSDEKVGKVIIIELVIDEKKENNHLTRLKLQMDISMVCLNGKERNEEEWKKLILEAGFKHYKISPLTELLSLIEIFP is encoded by the exons ATGGCTTCATCAATTAATAGCCGTAAACCAAGTGAAATTTTCAAAGCACAAGCTCAATTATACAAACACATATACGCCTTCATAGATTCCATGTGTCTTAAATGGTGTGTTGAGATGAACATACCAAACATAATCCACAATCATGGCCAACCAATTTCTCTTTCAAACTTAGTTTCAATTCTTCAAGTTCCATCAACCAAAGCTGGTAGCGTACAACGTCTCATGCGTTACCTTGCACACAGTGGACTCATTGAGATAGTAAAAGATCAAGAGTTAGAAAATGAACAAGTTTATGCTCTCACCGATACTTCGGAGCTTCTTGTTAAAGGAACCAAATTTTGTTTAGCTCAAATGGTTGAGTGTCTTCTTGATCAAACAACTTCGAGTTCTTACCATCAGCTCAAAAAGTGGATTTATGAAGAAGATCTTACACTCTTTGACATAACTTTAGGGTCTGATTTTTGGGAATTTCTTAATAAGAACCCTGAACATAACAGATTGTTTAATGAGACAATGGCTAGTGATATCGATGTGATAAAGTTGGCATTGAAAGATTGTAATTTTGTGTTTGAAGGATTGGAATCAATTGTGGATGTTGGTGGTGGAACTGGAACAATGGGTAAGATTATTTGTGAGACATTTCCTAAGTTGAAATATCTTGTGTTTGATCGTCCAAAAGTTGTTGAAAATTTATGTGGAAACAACAATTTGACATATGTTGCTGGAGACATGTTCGCATCGATTCCAAGAGCCGATGCAATTTTGCTCAAG TTTATTTTACATGATTGGAGTGATGAGGATTGCATAAAGATACTGGAAAAATGTAAAGAAGCTGTTACAAGTGATGAAAAAGTTGGAAAAGTGATTATCATAGAACTGGTGATAGATGAGAAGAAAGAAAATAATCATCTTACTCGATTAAAGCTACAGATGGACATAAGTATGGTATGTCTCAATGGAAAAGAGAGAAATGAGGAAGAATGGAAGAAACTCATTCTGGAAGCTGGCTTTAAACACTACAAAATATCTCCTTTGACTGAATTACTCTCTCTTATCGAGATTTTTCCTTAA